In the Bradyrhizobium sp. Ash2021 genome, CGATCACGACACGGCGCGGGGGGGCAATCGACCCTATCTCGCGGATCACGGAGTCCTCCACTCGTTTGCGGATGTCCTCGCTTGGGGCGAGCCCGGGCTTTAACGATACGTACAGGTCAGGGACCTTGCCTTTGATTTCATCTCGCGCGGGGACTACTGCGGCCTCGGCGATCTCCTCAACCAGCAGACTGGCGGACTCGATCTCCTTGGTTCCGAGCCTATGCCCGGCGACGTTGATGACGTCGTCGATTCGACCCAGGATGCGATAGTTGTGGCTACCGCAAATCAAATCCGGGCATATTGGTGGTGCAGTCCGCCCAGGATCGGGCAAACGATAATACGTCCGGCTGTCTCGGCGCCGCGAGGGACCGGGGCATCCTTGTTCAATGACAAATGAGTCCGCGTGGCGTTGTAGTAATCTTTGTACGACAGCAGAACATGGCGCAGATGGCGTTCGCCAAATATCACGATGTGATCAATGCATTCTCTGCGGATTGAACCGATCAGCCGTTCAGCATATGCATTTTGCCAGGGTGAGCGAGGAGATGTCGGGCGGTCTCGAATGCCGATCGACCGAACCCGGCGGGCATAAATCTCGCCATAAGCTCGATCTCGATCCCTAATCAGGTAACGAGGGATCTGCTCCCAGCCAAAGGCCTGAGTGAGCTGATTGGCGATCCATTCGGCCGTCGGATGTGCGGTGACCCCAAACCACAGGATCTGCCGCCGGCCGTGGCCCATGATCAGCAATCCATAGAGCAGCCGAAATGAGATCGTCGGCACGACGAACAGATCCATCGCCGCGATGCCGTCGGAATGATTGCGGAGGAATGTCTTCCAGCCTTGGGACGGCGGGCCCCTCCTCCGCGCCATATACTTGGCCACGCTGGTCTGGCCGACATCGATGCCGAGCTTGAGAAGCTCACCGTGGATTCTCGGCGCCCCCCACAACGGGTTGGCGATGCTCATTTCGCGGATCAGCCGGCGAATTTCCAACGACATCGTTGGTCGCCCGCAGCGGCGTCGCGATTTCCAGCGCCAATACAATCTGAAACCGGCGCGGTGCCAGCGGATCACGGTATCGGGTCGGACAATTGCAAGTGTATCATACATTTCGGGAAACAGCCTGCAGACGCCTCCCAATATCAGCCTGTCAATCGACCGAAATGGAAGCCTCTTGGGATTGGCACGCCGCAGCACATTGATTTGCTGCCTCAGCACCACAATCTCTGCCTCGAGCGTTGCGCGCGACCGTAGCAGATCGATCACCGTCCCAAAGATCAGTTTGCACAAATCTAACATCGAGCGGCAGCATCGCCCGATTCTCGATCAACCGCCAGCGGATTGGATTTACGATAGGGACAGCCATTCGAAGCGCTCAACCAGCCGCCTGGCTTCGACGGCGGGAAAGGCTTGGTAGAGTGAAGCCTTGCTGTGGACGCTGAGATTGTCCTGGACCAGCACGATGGTGCT is a window encoding:
- a CDS encoding integrase core domain-containing protein, producing the protein MSIANPLWGAPRIHGELLKLGIDVGQTSVAKYMARRRGPPSQGWKTFLRNHSDGIAAMDLFVVPTISFRLLYGLLIMGHGRRQILWFGVTAHPTAEWIANQLTQAFGWEQIPRYLIRDRDRAYGEIYARRVRSIGIRDRPTSPRSPWQNAYAERLIGSIRRECIDHIVIFGERHLRHVLLSYKDYYNATRTHLSLNKDAPVPRGAETAGRIIVCPILGGLHHQYARI